In a genomic window of Lagopus muta isolate bLagMut1 chromosome 2, bLagMut1 primary, whole genome shotgun sequence:
- the KLF11 gene encoding Krueppel-like factor 11, with amino-acid sequence MHGSGSPCPEMGDAAAVDIVDIYESIRERQRHDSERSTCSTLEQNDIEAVEALVCMSSWGQRLQKGDILKIRPLTPFSDSGDFTMHAEATSELPKDYLSTLCMTPPHSPDLVEMSAAVLLPSQVTYSKPRTVMASTAACLVTSTTDSTPAAKPSILSVERQCEQRAALAEASAPQPCRAMATSVIRHTGDSSAYHQGPAAREKAKAASGCGTSGGRSGAEDRRHSSLPQDTCAADALVNKASPVRQPCAGDRSDVVPSQGQLPVRPVSPQTHLPKSCEDDLQKRATPVPPVPVSSPQVLCQMIPLNGQSGVINAYVKPSAPTVSAPMKPILPQTAPLSQPVLVGSSVPQGAVMLVLPQTAVAPTPQCPQTVMTVGNTKLLPLAPAPVFIASGQSCAPQMDFSRRRNYVCTFPGCKKTYFKSSHLKAHLRTHTGEKPFSCNWEGCDKKFARSDELSRHRRTHTGEKKFACPVCERRFMRSDHLTKHTRRHMATKKIPSWQTEVGKLNRIATAEKPKSSSALSMLIPVPPSVCQG; translated from the exons ATGCACGGCTCGGGTTCGCCCTGCCCGGAGATGGGAGATGCGGCCGCG GTTGACATTGTGGATATCTATGAGTCCATCCGGGAGCGGCAGCGCCACGACAGCGAGCGTTCCACCTGCAGCACCTTGGAGCAGAATGACATCGAAGCCGTTGAGGCACTTGTTTGTATGAGCTCCTGGGGGCAAAGATTGCAGAAAGGTGACATATTAAAGATAAGGCCTCTCACGCCCTTCTCGGATTCTGGAGATTTCACAATGCACGCTGAGGCTACTTCTGAATTACCAAAGGATTATTTATCTACGCTG TGCATGACCCCCCCGCACAGCCCCGACCTTGTGGAGATGTCTGCCGCCGTGCTGCTCCCCTCGCAGGTCACTTACTCCAAGCCCAGGACCGTCATGGCAAGCACGGCTGCCTGCTTGGTCACATCCACTACCGACTCGACTCCCGCGGCCAAGCCATCCATCCTGAGCGTGGAGAGGCAGTGTGAGCAGAGGGCGGCCCTTGCGGAGGCCTCTGCCCCTCAGCCTTGCCGGGCCATGGCGACGAGCGTCATACGGCACACGGGTGACAGCTCTGCTTACCACCAGGGTCCTGCTGCGCgagagaaagcaaaggcagCTTCGGGCTGCGGCACTTCTGGAGGCCGGAGTGGAGCAGAGGACCGAAGACATTCCAGCCTGCCGCAGGACACGTGTGCTGCCGATGCTTTAGTTAACAAAGCCTCTCCGGTACGCCAGCCGTGTGCTGGTGACCGCAGTGATGTTGTGCCCAGCCAGGGACAGCTTCCTGTCCGACCTGTATCTCCACAGACCCACTTACCAAAGAGTTGCGAGGACGACTTGCAAAAAAGAGCTACCCCAGTGCCACCCGTCCCCGTGTCAAGCCCCCAGGTTCTGTGTCAAATGATCCCTTTGAATGGCCAGAGCGGTGTGATTAATGCCTACGTCAAGCCTTCAGCTCCAACCGTCTCAGCTCCGATGAAACCCATTTTACCGCAGACAGCTCCgctctctcagcctgtgctCGTGGGATCTTCCGTGCCTCAGGGGGCCGTCATGTTGGTGCTTCCACAGACTGCTGTCGCGCCGACGCCGCAGTGCCCACAAACAGTAATGACTGTTGGGAACACCAAGCTGCTGCCCCTTGCTCCTGCCCCCGTGTTCATCGCTTCTGGTCAAAGCTGCGCCCCCCAGATGGACTTCTCGAGACGGAGGAATTATGTTTGCACCTTCCCCGGGTGCAAGAAAACCTATTTCAAGAGCTCCCACCTCAAAGCCCACCTTCGTACCCACACTG gagaaaagcCCTTCAGCTGCAACTGGGAAGGCTGCGACAAGAAGTTTGCCCGCTCAGATGAACTGTCACGCCACCGCAGAACTCACACGGGAGAGAAGAAGTTTGCCTGCCCCGTGTGTGAGCGTCGCTTCATGCGCAGCGATCACTTGACGAAGCACACGCGGCGCCACATGGCCACCAAGAAGATCCCCAGCTGGCAGACAGAGGTGGGCAAACTGAACAGAATTGCCACAGCGGAGAAACcgaaaagcagcagtgctctgagtATGCTCATCCCCGTGCCACCGTCTGTCTGTCAGGGCTAG